One Aneurinibacillus migulanus genomic region harbors:
- the rpoD gene encoding RNA polymerase sigma factor RpoD, with protein MTKKTESKPEMELTLDQVKDRLVDQGKKRGVLTYKEIMERLSTFDQDSDQIDEFFEYLNDQGIEVINESEDGDDHEEIMPQQDGEESEDFSFDDLSVPPGVKINDPVRMYLKEIGRVPLLSAEEEIKLAKRIEQGDEEAKRRLAEANLRLVVSIAKRYVGRGMLFLDLIQEGNMGLIKAVEKFDYQKGYKFSTYATWWIRQAITRAIADQARTIRIPVHMVETINKLIRVSRQLLQELGREPSPEEIAEKMDLTPEKVREIMKIAQEPVSLETPIGEEDDSHLGDFIEDQDALAPSDAAAYELLKEQLEDVLDTLTEREENVLRLRFGLDDGRTRTLEEVGKVFGVTRERIRQIEAKALRKLRHPSRSKRLKDFLE; from the coding sequence ATGACTAAAAAAACAGAAAGCAAGCCTGAAATGGAATTAACCCTTGATCAAGTCAAGGACCGGCTGGTGGATCAAGGAAAAAAGCGCGGAGTGCTTACGTACAAAGAAATCATGGAACGCCTCTCTACCTTTGATCAAGACTCGGATCAGATTGACGAGTTCTTCGAATATCTGAACGATCAAGGAATTGAGGTTATTAATGAATCAGAAGACGGGGACGATCATGAAGAAATAATGCCTCAACAGGACGGAGAAGAATCCGAAGACTTTAGCTTTGACGATTTGTCCGTTCCGCCAGGGGTGAAGATTAACGATCCTGTTCGTATGTACTTGAAAGAAATCGGCCGGGTGCCGCTTCTGTCCGCGGAAGAAGAAATTAAACTTGCGAAGCGGATTGAGCAAGGGGACGAAGAAGCAAAACGTCGTCTTGCGGAAGCGAACCTGCGGCTTGTAGTCAGCATTGCCAAGCGCTACGTTGGCAGAGGCATGCTCTTCCTCGATTTGATCCAGGAAGGGAACATGGGTCTGATTAAAGCCGTTGAGAAATTCGACTACCAAAAAGGTTACAAGTTCAGTACGTATGCTACATGGTGGATTCGCCAAGCCATTACCCGTGCGATTGCCGACCAAGCGCGTACCATTCGTATTCCTGTGCATATGGTAGAGACCATTAACAAGCTTATTCGTGTCTCTCGTCAGTTGCTACAGGAATTGGGTCGTGAACCTTCGCCGGAAGAAATTGCAGAGAAGATGGATCTTACGCCCGAAAAAGTTCGGGAGATTATGAAAATCGCACAAGAGCCGGTATCCTTAGAGACGCCAATAGGTGAAGAAGACGATTCACATTTAGGCGACTTCATCGAAGATCAGGATGCACTTGCACCGTCTGATGCAGCCGCTTATGAGCTGTTGAAAGAGCAGCTCGAAGATGTGCTTGATACATTAACCGAGCGGGAAGAGAATGTGCTTCGATTACGTTTCGGACTCGACGACGGAAGAACCCGTACACTTGAAGAAGTAGGCAAGGTCTTCGGCGTCACAAGGGAGCGCATTCGTCAAATTGAAGCAAAAGCGTTGCGTAAGCTTCGTCACCCAAGTCGCAGCAAACGATTGAAAGACTTCTTAGAATAA
- the recO gene encoding DNA repair protein RecO: protein MIGKAEGIVVRTTDYGEANKILTVYTREAGKVSMMARGAKKSKSRFTAVSQLFTYGYFLYRVGSGMGSLQQGDLINSFRAVREDLTKTAYAVYLAELLDRLTEDKEPNQYLFDMMLYALKWMEEGKDPDIIARLFEMKMLYVAGCRPQFDVCRGCGVEEAPFFVSIHEGGFVCQSCQRDDPSLMAVSSGTVRILRLLQHINMPQLGNVSVKPETKEQLRCVLYAFFEDCTGLYLKSRRFLDQIEQMGLSPVSEQAQNES from the coding sequence ATGATTGGAAAAGCGGAAGGGATTGTGGTCCGCACCACTGATTATGGTGAGGCGAACAAGATTTTGACTGTTTATACACGAGAAGCAGGCAAGGTAAGCATGATGGCCCGCGGCGCAAAAAAATCGAAAAGCCGTTTTACAGCCGTATCGCAATTATTTACGTACGGCTATTTTCTTTACAGGGTCGGCTCAGGTATGGGTTCGCTTCAGCAAGGAGATCTCATCAATTCATTCCGGGCTGTTCGAGAAGACTTGACGAAGACAGCGTATGCTGTATACTTGGCTGAACTGCTTGATCGTTTGACCGAAGATAAAGAGCCGAACCAATATTTGTTCGATATGATGCTGTATGCGTTGAAGTGGATGGAGGAAGGAAAAGATCCGGATATTATTGCTCGTCTGTTTGAGATGAAGATGTTATATGTAGCCGGGTGTCGACCTCAATTTGATGTATGCAGGGGCTGTGGTGTCGAGGAGGCGCCATTTTTCGTTAGCATTCACGAGGGTGGCTTCGTCTGCCAATCATGCCAGCGGGATGATCCGTCCTTGATGGCTGTAAGTTCAGGGACGGTCAGAATTCTTCGTTTGCTACAGCATATTAATATGCCCCAGCTTGGTAATGTGAGCGTGAAGCCAGAAACCAAGGAACAACTGCGCTGCGTTCTATACGCATTTTTTGAGGATTGTACGGGATTATATTTGAAGTCGCGGCGTTTTTTAGACCAGATTGAGCAGATGGGGCTAAGCCCTGTATCTGAACAGGCACAGAACGAGAGTTGA
- a CDS encoding helix-turn-helix transcriptional regulator: MELTKRQEHIVEIVKSEGPITGEQIAERLSLTRATLRPDLAILTMAGFLDARPRVGYFYTGKDSNQLIKEEVSRKIVKDYKAPPIIIKESSSVYDAICTLFLEDVGTLFVVNGKGHLAGVVSRKDLLRAALGKQNLEDMPVSIIMTRMPNIITCTPEDSLLDAAKKLIDYQIDSLPVVRLAQESGKTAYEVMGRVTKTTITRGFVELGNEINV; encoded by the coding sequence ATAGAACTTACGAAGCGCCAGGAACATATTGTAGAGATTGTTAAGAGCGAGGGACCAATTACAGGGGAGCAAATCGCCGAACGGTTATCGCTCACACGTGCGACGCTGCGGCCTGATTTGGCAATTCTGACGATGGCAGGATTTCTGGATGCCCGGCCAAGAGTTGGCTATTTCTATACGGGAAAAGACAGTAACCAGTTGATAAAAGAAGAAGTCAGTCGTAAAATTGTGAAAGACTATAAAGCCCCGCCGATTATCATTAAAGAGTCGAGTTCTGTATACGATGCTATCTGTACCTTATTTCTCGAAGATGTAGGAACGCTGTTCGTCGTCAATGGTAAAGGGCATCTTGCGGGCGTCGTCTCACGTAAAGATTTATTGCGCGCTGCACTGGGCAAGCAGAACCTTGAGGATATGCCGGTCAGCATCATTATGACCCGCATGCCAAATATTATTACCTGTACGCCCGAAGATAGTTTGCTGGATGCGGCGAAGAAATTGATTGACTATCAGATCGATTCGCTTCCGGTTGTGCGCCTGGCGCAAGAGTCGGGAAAGACCGCCTATGAGGTGATGGGACGCGTTACGAAAACGACGATTACGCGGGGATTTGTGGAGTTGGGCAATGAAATAAACGTATAG
- a CDS encoding pyruvate, water dikinase regulatory protein: MFPTFLQEATVYVVSDSVGETAEFVVKAAASQFAGHSLQVRKFPYIEDEGTLNEIVRAAAESNAIIAYTLVIPALKSHIRQAAAKQNVTAIDIMSPIVDALQGYLNQEPSNKPGLVRKLDEDYFRKVEAIEFAVKYDDGRDPRGILRADVILIGVSRTSKTPLSMYLANKRFKVANVPLVPEVEPPEELFLVPKEKCIGLTINADQLNMIRAERLKSLGLTAEANYASMERIKHELEYSRKIIEKVGCPVLDVSNKAVEETANIIMQMIKRNRKK, encoded by the coding sequence ATGTTTCCGACATTTCTACAAGAAGCAACGGTTTATGTGGTTTCCGATTCCGTCGGCGAAACAGCCGAGTTTGTGGTAAAGGCCGCGGCCAGCCAGTTTGCGGGCCATTCTTTGCAGGTTCGCAAGTTTCCTTACATAGAAGATGAAGGGACGTTAAATGAAATCGTCCGCGCCGCTGCTGAATCGAATGCGATTATTGCTTATACGCTGGTCATTCCCGCACTGAAAAGTCACATTCGCCAGGCTGCTGCTAAGCAAAATGTGACGGCGATTGATATCATGAGTCCGATAGTCGATGCACTCCAAGGATATTTGAATCAGGAGCCGAGCAACAAGCCCGGCCTTGTCCGCAAGCTTGATGAAGATTATTTCCGCAAAGTGGAAGCGATCGAGTTCGCAGTCAAATATGATGACGGACGCGATCCACGGGGCATCCTGCGCGCGGATGTTATTCTCATCGGGGTATCCCGTACCTCGAAAACTCCGTTATCGATGTATTTGGCTAACAAACGCTTTAAAGTAGCCAACGTGCCACTTGTTCCGGAAGTGGAGCCGCCTGAAGAGCTGTTTCTTGTACCCAAGGAGAAGTGTATTGGCCTCACCATTAATGCAGACCAGCTCAATATGATTCGCGCCGAACGGCTCAAATCGCTCGGTTTAACTGCGGAAGCTAATTACGCCAGCATGGAGCGCATTAAGCATGAACTGGAGTACTCCCGAAAAATCATTGAGAAAGTCGGTTGCCCTGTCCTTGACGTTTCCAATAAAGCAGTAGAGGAAACGGCCAATATTATCATGCAGATGATTAAGCGCAATCGAAAGAAATAA
- the glyQ gene encoding glycine--tRNA ligase subunit alpha: MNFQDIILSLQNFWAKQNCLIVQPYDVEKGAGTMNPMTFLRSIGPEPWNVAYVEPSRRPADGRYGENPNRLYQHHQFQVIMKPSPDNIQELYLDSLRGLGIDPLQHDIRFVEDNWESPTLGAWGLGWEVWLDGMEITQFTYFQQVGGIDCNPVAVEITYGLERLASYIQDKENVFDLEWVNGFTYGDVFKQAEYEHSKYTFEVSDAKMLFELFSTYETEAKRCMEQKLVLPAYDYVLKCSHAFNLLDARGAISVTERTGYIGRVRNLAREVAHTYYQVREELGFPMLKKEV, translated from the coding sequence ATGAATTTCCAGGACATTATTTTGTCGCTGCAAAATTTTTGGGCTAAGCAGAATTGCCTTATTGTACAGCCATATGATGTGGAAAAAGGCGCGGGTACAATGAATCCAATGACCTTCCTGCGTTCCATCGGCCCTGAGCCATGGAACGTGGCATACGTAGAGCCTTCCCGCCGCCCAGCGGACGGCCGCTATGGAGAGAATCCAAACCGTTTATACCAGCATCATCAATTCCAGGTCATTATGAAGCCGTCACCCGACAATATTCAGGAGTTGTATCTGGATAGCTTACGCGGGCTTGGCATTGACCCGTTGCAGCATGATATCCGCTTCGTGGAAGACAACTGGGAATCTCCTACATTGGGCGCATGGGGGCTCGGATGGGAAGTATGGCTTGACGGCATGGAGATCACGCAGTTCACTTATTTCCAACAGGTCGGCGGTATCGATTGTAACCCTGTCGCAGTAGAGATTACATATGGTCTCGAACGTCTCGCCTCCTATATTCAGGATAAGGAAAATGTATTCGATCTAGAGTGGGTTAACGGCTTTACCTACGGGGACGTATTCAAACAGGCCGAATATGAACATTCTAAATATACATTTGAAGTATCAGACGCTAAGATGTTATTTGAGCTGTTCTCTACGTATGAAACGGAAGCGAAACGCTGCATGGAGCAGAAGCTCGTGCTCCCCGCCTATGACTATGTATTAAAGTGTTCTCATGCCTTCAACCTGCTAGATGCGCGCGGTGCAATTAGCGTAACCGAACGTACCGGCTATATCGGCCGCGTACGGAATCTGGCCCGCGAAGTGGCGCACACATATTATCAGGTTCGGGAAGAGCTTGGATTCCCGATGTTGAAGAAGGAGGTCTAA
- a CDS encoding YaiI/YqxD family protein gives MNKNKPEIWVDADACPVKSIILEEAKRCEVLVNYVASYNHRLSLSHPLARSITVDAGYQSADMYIANHIRARDIVITDDYGLACLALGKECLALGTRGKEYTKDTISFLLMDRHISQQAAKAGGKRKGPRPLSNEEIDHFRQKLRKLLCNLEGN, from the coding sequence ATGAATAAAAATAAGCCCGAAATATGGGTCGACGCCGACGCATGTCCCGTCAAAAGTATTATTCTTGAGGAAGCCAAACGCTGTGAAGTTTTGGTGAATTATGTAGCATCTTATAATCACCGTTTATCATTGTCCCATCCGCTGGCACGCTCCATTACTGTTGATGCCGGTTATCAATCCGCTGATATGTATATCGCCAACCATATAAGAGCGCGCGACATCGTCATTACTGACGACTACGGATTGGCATGCCTGGCACTGGGGAAGGAATGTTTAGCGTTGGGAACGAGAGGAAAAGAATATACTAAAGATACCATTTCTTTTCTCCTCATGGATCGTCACATCTCACAGCAAGCGGCTAAAGCGGGAGGCAAACGCAAAGGGCCGCGACCGCTATCCAACGAAGAAATCGATCATTTTCGACAAAAGCTGCGAAAACTTTTGTGTAATTTAGAAGGAAATTAA
- the glyS gene encoding glycine--tRNA ligase subunit beta codes for MSRTLLLEIGTEEMPARFVAGACEQLKEKVEKWLSTNRISYGEVQSFETPRRFALMIKDVNEQQEDINEELRGPAKKIAMDESGEWTKAALGFARGKGLSPDDLYLQEAGGVEYVFARKHQAGQPTMDLLPQLRDIVTGLSFPKNMRWGAYELRFVRPIRWIVALFGVDVIEMEITGVESGKGTQGHRFLGQSTQIEKPEDYVSALDAQYVLVDPEERKRRILAQIKELEAEKGWTVPIDEGLLDEVIHLVEYPTVLFGSFEEEYLEIPQEVLVTSMREHQRYFPVQNDKGELLPHFITVRNGDARDLATVARGNEKVLRARLSDARFFYQEDQKMKIEDALTRLENVVFHEELGTIGDKIRRVQEAAAAIGDAAKLSTAEKEKLQRAATISKFDLVSQMVYEFPELQGIMGERYARLAGEDETVAKVIFEHYLPRFAGDRLPETNEGAVLSIADKLDTIVGCFAIGIIPTGSQDPYALRRQATGIVQILLDKQLPISLDELFEGALAILDGKSLLKRSKDEIRQDLHEFFALRLKNLLQEQQVRYDIIDAVLTADATRVTDVIARAQTLMDAVEKEEFKGIVESFNRVNNLAQKATDSKVDSELFETEAERNLWTAFVAAKQEGEALLEAKEFSKALARMAKLKNNIDAFFDNVMVMVEDERVKANRLALLASIAVFIFGLADFSKIVFA; via the coding sequence ATGAGTAGAACGCTACTTTTGGAGATTGGAACAGAAGAGATGCCAGCTCGCTTCGTTGCGGGCGCATGTGAACAACTAAAAGAAAAAGTAGAGAAATGGTTAAGCACAAACCGTATCTCTTATGGTGAAGTACAAAGCTTTGAAACGCCTCGTCGTTTTGCGTTAATGATTAAAGACGTGAACGAACAGCAGGAAGATATCAATGAAGAGCTGCGCGGGCCGGCAAAAAAAATCGCGATGGATGAAAGTGGCGAGTGGACGAAAGCAGCGCTCGGTTTTGCACGCGGCAAAGGCCTTTCCCCGGATGATTTGTATTTACAGGAAGCAGGCGGCGTAGAGTATGTGTTTGCCCGCAAGCATCAGGCAGGCCAACCTACAATGGATTTGCTGCCGCAGCTCAGAGATATCGTGACAGGTCTTTCTTTCCCGAAAAACATGCGCTGGGGAGCATATGAGCTTCGCTTTGTTCGTCCGATACGCTGGATTGTAGCATTGTTCGGAGTAGATGTAATCGAAATGGAGATTACAGGTGTAGAATCTGGCAAAGGAACGCAGGGACACCGTTTTCTTGGTCAGTCGACGCAAATTGAGAAGCCTGAGGACTATGTAAGCGCCCTGGATGCTCAATATGTATTGGTGGACCCAGAAGAGAGAAAACGCCGCATTTTAGCCCAAATTAAGGAACTGGAGGCGGAAAAAGGCTGGACTGTTCCGATTGATGAAGGGTTGCTGGATGAGGTTATTCATTTGGTCGAGTATCCAACTGTATTGTTCGGAAGCTTTGAAGAGGAATACCTGGAAATCCCACAGGAAGTTCTCGTTACCTCCATGCGTGAACATCAGCGCTATTTCCCGGTACAGAATGATAAAGGTGAGCTTTTGCCTCACTTTATTACTGTCCGTAATGGAGATGCTCGCGATCTGGCGACGGTAGCGCGCGGTAATGAGAAGGTGCTTCGTGCCCGCCTCTCTGATGCCCGCTTCTTCTATCAAGAAGACCAGAAGATGAAGATTGAAGATGCGCTGACCCGCTTGGAGAATGTCGTGTTCCATGAAGAACTGGGTACAATTGGCGATAAAATCCGCCGTGTTCAAGAAGCCGCAGCCGCTATCGGCGATGCTGCGAAGCTGTCTACTGCCGAGAAGGAAAAATTGCAGCGTGCGGCTACCATTAGCAAGTTTGACCTAGTGAGCCAGATGGTGTACGAATTCCCGGAACTGCAAGGTATTATGGGTGAACGCTATGCCCGTCTGGCAGGCGAAGACGAAACGGTAGCGAAGGTGATCTTTGAGCATTATTTGCCACGTTTTGCCGGAGATAGGCTTCCTGAGACGAATGAGGGTGCGGTGTTGAGCATTGCGGATAAGCTGGATACGATTGTCGGCTGTTTTGCAATCGGCATTATTCCGACCGGCTCCCAAGACCCATACGCTCTGCGTCGCCAGGCAACCGGTATTGTACAGATCCTGCTCGATAAACAATTGCCTATTTCGTTGGATGAACTATTCGAGGGTGCGCTCGCCATTTTAGATGGCAAATCGCTTCTAAAACGCAGCAAAGATGAGATTCGGCAGGATTTGCACGAGTTCTTTGCCCTGCGTCTGAAAAATCTGCTGCAAGAGCAGCAGGTCCGTTATGATATTATCGATGCTGTACTGACGGCGGATGCTACTCGTGTAACCGATGTTATTGCCCGCGCCCAGACGCTTATGGATGCAGTAGAGAAAGAAGAATTTAAAGGTATCGTAGAATCTTTCAATCGTGTGAACAACTTGGCGCAAAAAGCGACAGACAGTAAAGTCGACTCTGAACTGTTCGAGACAGAAGCCGAGCGTAATCTGTGGACGGCGTTCGTTGCAGCGAAGCAAGAAGGTGAAGCGCTGCTCGAAGCGAAGGAATTTAGCAAGGCATTGGCCCGTATGGCTAAACTTAAGAACAATATTGATGCGTTCTTCGATAATGTAATGGTTATGGTCGAAGACGAAAGAGTGAAGGCGAACCGTCTCGCACTGCTCGCGTCTATCGCAGTGTTCATCTTCGGATTGGCGGATTTCAGTAAAATCGTATTCGCCTAG
- the dnaG gene encoding DNA primase, whose amino-acid sequence MAGRIPEDVIERVRSQNDIVDVIGQYVHLKKTGRNYFGLCPFHSEKSPSFAVHPDKQLFRCYGCGESGNVFSFVMKVEGLEFPEAVYNLAQRVGIDIPREESTPENEKARKRKESMLAAHDLVAKLYHHLLLNTDYGAQARNYLLNRQMQLATIEEFGLGYSPDSWDFITQRLAKRGFSLSLMEEAGLLSQKDRNSRPFDRFRGRVMFPIHNSQGQVVAFGARTLGDDQPKYLNSPETPLFNKSHLLFNLHRARTQIRKQQEAVLFEGYVDVISAWQVGVHNGIASLGTSLTEQQARIIRRNTETVILCYDSDQAGIEAAFKGADLLVAAGCTVKVAQMPQGMDPDDYIQQYGGERFKQEILLNAASLTAYRLQVIRSRHTLNDETERMKFVHEALEEISRLPSAVERDHYLRQISEEFHLSLDAMKQEQKKIFKQQKKAGNRDNLKDGWNNSIDSSRSVAEKPMLPAYIKSEQYLLSLMIQSAEIAEQVQMKVGADFVVEDHAALAAHIYRYYSEGYVSDPARFISFLQDEKRLVEKASELAMMDVQAHLHAPRTVSDYIEQVVKNAKRMQIEQLEREQRMHERAGNTAEAVRISLELIPLKRSVK is encoded by the coding sequence ATGGCAGGAAGAATTCCGGAAGATGTCATTGAGCGGGTACGCTCGCAGAACGATATTGTTGATGTTATCGGACAGTATGTTCATCTCAAAAAAACGGGGCGCAATTATTTCGGGCTTTGTCCGTTCCATTCCGAGAAGAGCCCTTCGTTTGCTGTACATCCTGACAAACAGCTCTTTCGTTGCTATGGATGCGGCGAGTCAGGTAATGTCTTTTCTTTCGTAATGAAGGTGGAAGGCCTCGAATTCCCGGAAGCGGTGTATAATCTGGCTCAGCGTGTGGGCATTGATATACCGAGAGAGGAAAGCACCCCCGAGAACGAGAAGGCGCGCAAGCGTAAGGAAAGCATGCTGGCTGCGCATGACCTGGTGGCTAAATTATATCATCATCTTTTGTTGAATACGGACTATGGAGCCCAGGCGCGCAATTATCTCTTGAACAGACAAATGCAACTTGCTACAATTGAAGAGTTTGGTCTGGGGTATAGCCCGGACAGCTGGGATTTTATCACACAGCGTCTCGCAAAAAGAGGTTTTTCGTTATCCCTGATGGAAGAAGCGGGACTCCTAAGTCAAAAAGACAGAAACAGTCGACCGTTTGATCGGTTTCGCGGACGGGTGATGTTTCCGATTCACAATTCTCAGGGACAAGTTGTTGCGTTTGGAGCTCGTACACTAGGGGACGACCAGCCCAAATATTTAAACAGTCCAGAGACACCGCTGTTTAATAAAAGTCATTTGCTCTTTAATCTGCATCGGGCACGAACGCAGATTCGTAAACAACAGGAAGCCGTATTGTTTGAAGGATATGTAGACGTCATTTCTGCGTGGCAGGTGGGCGTGCATAACGGAATCGCTTCCCTCGGCACGTCGCTTACCGAGCAGCAGGCACGCATCATTCGCCGCAACACAGAAACCGTCATCCTATGTTATGATTCGGATCAGGCAGGCATTGAAGCCGCGTTTAAGGGGGCCGATTTGCTGGTGGCGGCGGGATGTACAGTGAAGGTGGCACAGATGCCGCAGGGAATGGACCCGGATGATTATATCCAGCAATACGGCGGAGAACGATTTAAACAGGAGATTCTGCTGAATGCCGCTTCTTTGACCGCTTATCGACTGCAGGTCATTCGCTCGCGGCATACGCTAAATGATGAAACGGAGCGGATGAAGTTTGTTCACGAGGCGCTTGAAGAAATTTCTCGCTTGCCAAGTGCTGTAGAGAGGGATCATTACCTTCGTCAAATCTCCGAGGAGTTCCATCTGTCGCTTGATGCGATGAAACAGGAACAGAAGAAGATCTTTAAACAGCAAAAAAAGGCAGGAAACAGGGATAATCTCAAAGACGGATGGAATAATAGTATAGATAGTAGCAGATCTGTCGCCGAAAAGCCGATGTTGCCCGCATATATTAAATCCGAACAGTATTTGCTGTCGCTCATGATACAAAGCGCTGAGATTGCGGAACAGGTTCAGATGAAGGTAGGTGCCGATTTTGTGGTAGAAGATCATGCCGCTCTGGCAGCACATATCTACCGATATTACTCGGAAGGGTACGTGTCAGACCCAGCACGGTTCATCTCCTTTCTGCAAGATGAAAAGCGTCTGGTAGAGAAAGCATCCGAATTGGCGATGATGGACGTACAGGCTCATCTCCACGCTCCGCGCACCGTAAGCGATTATATCGAACAAGTGGTGAAGAATGCGAAGCGAATGCAGATCGAGCAGTTGGAGAGGGAGCAGCGGATGCATGAGCGAGCCGGGAATACAGCGGAAGCGGTTCGCATCAGCTTAGAGCTTATCCCCTTAAAAAGATCGGTAAAATAA
- a CDS encoding YqzL family protein: MIKEFFWHYFAQTGSIDAYLLYTEHEDALFPEEGLDFESTVAEEPSNMK, encoded by the coding sequence ATGATAAAGGAATTTTTCTGGCACTATTTTGCCCAGACCGGTAGTATCGATGCCTATTTGTTGTATACGGAGCATGAAGACGCGTTATTTCCAGAAGAAGGCCTAGATTTTGAGAGCACTGTTGCAGAAGAACCTTCAAATATGAAATAA